The following are encoded in a window of Mycosarcoma maydis chromosome 10, whole genome shotgun sequence genomic DNA:
- a CDS encoding putative DNA-directed RNA polymerase II core subunit RPO21, producing MSAQAGQSFAHSTAPIRPVREVQFGILSPEEIRAISVCKVEIPEIKDEAGKPRIGGLSDPRLGTLDRNYKCQTCGEGHQECPGHFGHIDLAKPVFHIGYLGKVKKILECVCFHCGKLKADTVTDPVFDQIVKATRGSKKRRFQRVWEYCSKKMICEADDPKDEDEMGFDEQNKPGHGGCGRVQPNIRREGLKLFTQWKKGKGEDEDGEENAIAQAEKRPLPASEAHTILKKMSSHDIAVLGLSEENARPDWMVLTVLPVPPPPVRPSVQDGGEDDLTYKLADVIRANATLKKMEQEGTPAHILADFEQLLQFHCATFMDNDIAGQPQAMQSSGRPIKSIRARLKGKEGRLRGNLMGKRVNFSARTVITGDPLLELDEVGVPKSIARNLTYPERVTPYNRAWLSELVRNGPNDYPGAKYVIRDTGERIDLKYNRRSDMALQPGWIVERHLKDGDYILFNRQPSLHKMSMMSHRIKLMDYSTFRLNLSVTPPYNADFDGDEMNLHVPQSEETRAELSQIAWVPRQIVSPQANKPVMGIVQDTLCGIRKFSLRDCLLDYQQVQQVLLWVADWDGVVPMPCILKPKPYWSGKQILSMCIPKGINVFLDKDKGLKNNFLKDDGVYIENGEIMYGVINKKVVGASAGGLIHIIFREKGPVVCKRFFSGVQRVVNFWLLHNGFSIGIGDTVADKATTDSINQTIAAAKAAVMDYIKYARHDWLKVEAGMTLRESFEANVNRVLNQARDDVGNHAETSLPDFNNVKQMVVSGSKGSFINISQMSACVGQQSVEGKRIPFGFRHRSLPHFTKDDFTPESRGFVENSYLRGLTAQEFFFHAMAGREGLIDTAVKTAETGYIQRRLVKALEDVMVCYDGTVRNSTNNVIQFAYGEDGIDGAQVETQTLLTLKLNDADFRHMFRVDLHDGGFKKGTLRPGLGDWSQELQDLLDEEFAQLEFDRNLLRHEIFQSDQVQVRLPMNVARLVLNAQQIFHVDPRKPTDLSPAEVIIGLRNVLDRLIVIRGDDPISREAQMNATLLFKIHLRSYLCSKMVIEQHHINKEAWEWILGEIEGQFARSVANPGEMCGTLAAQSIGEPATQMTLNTFHYAGVSSKNVTLGVPRLKEIINCAENIKTPSVTVYLTEQYSQSQESAKVIQTALAHTTLQTVTSAVEVHYDPDPSATVIEEDKDFVEAFFAIPDEEVEASLERQSPWLLRLELDRAQMLDKNLTMADVASKISAMFGQDIFVMHSEDNAENLILRIRVVDNDPEKEAQGEEEIFLKNLASQMLAEIDLKGIKGIRKVYIVQQDNKTRRVDPITGDWRTVSEWVLETDGSNLAEVLAVEGVDAIRTSCNNPVEVFRVFGIEAARNSLLRETRAVIEFDGSYVNYRHLALLCDIMTSQGALMAITRHGINRTNQGALMRCTFEETVELLIEAASMGDVDDCKGVAQNVLLGQMAPMGTGAFDLNLDLEMLKDTIVNHALPYDTLLASRSLDAAGGKTPGAMTPYDSSSPASDDAFRVHEQAMFSPLAQTGGDEGGYNDYLLSGTSPMRTPLGAQSPAGYGFSPVSPGYVPTSPGYATSPAGALGGMSPWTGNMGATSPAYSPTSPRIFGGATSPSYSPTSPSYSPASPNYSPSSPAGAGYSPSSPAGRYGAATSPQYSPASPKFSPTSPNYSPASPAYTPTSPVYSPTSPAMAGRGGGKGFSPTSPAYSPTSPQYSPASPAFSPTSPQYSPASPQYSPTSPQYSPTSPAMGMGGASAGGPGAAAASLRRSRMSNKPAWQR from the exons ATGAGCGCTCAGGCAGGTCAATCTTTCGCTCACTCGACTGCACCCATCCGCCCCGTGCGCGAGGTGCAGTTCGGTATTCTGAGTCCCGAAGAGATT cGAGCCATTTCGGTGTGCAAAGTCGAGATCCCCGAAATCAAAGATGAAGCTGGAAAGCCAAGGATCGGCGGCCTCTCGGATCCGCGCCTCGGTACGCTCGATAGGAATTACAAGTGTCAGACCTGCGGTGAAGGCCACCAAGAGTGTCCAGGCCATTTCGGTCACATTGACCTTGCCAAACCCGTCTTTCACATTGGCTACCTCGGCAAGGTCAAAAAAATCCTCGAGTGCGTCTGCTTCCACTGCGGTAAGCTCAAGGCCGACACCGTCACAGATCCCGTCTTTGACCAAATCGTTAAGGCCACCCGCGGCAGCAAAAAGCGTCGCTTCCAGCGCGTTTGGGAGTACTGCTCCAAGAAGATGATCTGCGAAGCTGACGATCCCAAggatgaagacgagatgggctttgacgagcagaaCAAGCCCGGTCACGGTGGATGCGGTCGTGTACAGCCCAACATTCGTCGCGAGGGCCTCAAATTGTTCACCCAGTGGAAAAAGGGCAAgggcgaggacgaggacggcGAGGAGAACGCCATCGCTCAAGCCGAAAAGCGACCCCTGCCCGCTTCCGAAGCACACACCATCCTAAAAAAGATGTCGAGTCATGACATTGCCGTTCTTGGTCTGTCCGAAGAAAACGCCCGCCCCGACTGGATGGTCCTCACCGTACTTCCCGTCCCGCCACCGCCCGTCCGTCCCTCGGTGCAAGATGGAGGCGAGGACGATTTGACATacaagctcgccgatgtCATCCGTGCCAACGCTACACTCAAAAAAATGGAACAAGAAGGAACTCCGGCGCACATCTTGGCCGActttgagcagcttctcCAGTTCCACTGCGCCACCTTTATGGACAACGACATTGCTGGCCAGCCTCAGGCGATGCAGTCGAGCGGCAGACCCATCAAGTCGATCCGCGCGCGTCTAAAGGGAAAGGAGGGTCGACTGCGTGGAAACCTGATGGGTAAACGTGTCAACTTTTCGGCACGAACCGTCATCACTGGTGACCCGCTTctggagctcgacgaggtcggTGTACCCAAGTCGATCGCCCGCAATCTCACCTATCCCGAGCGTGTCACTCCTTACAACAGGGCCTGGCTCTCCGAATTGGTGCGTAACGGTCCCAACGACTATCCTGGTGCCAAGTACGTCATCCGCGACACaggcgagcgcatcgaccTCAAGTACAACCGACGCAGCGACATGGCGCTACAGCCCGGTTGGATCGTCGAGCGCCACCTCAAGGATGGAGATTACATCCTCTTCAACCGTCAGCCATCTTTGCACAAGATGTCAATGATGTCGCATCGCATCAAGCTCATGGACTACTCCACCTTCCGTCTCAACCTCAGTGTCACGCCTCCCTACAACGCCGACTTTGACGGTGACGAGATGAACTTGCACGTGCCACAGAGTGAAGAGACCCGTGCCGAGCTCTCGCAGATCGCCTGGGTCCCGCGCCAGATTGTCTCGCCTCAGGCCAACAAGCCCGTCATGGGCATTGTGCAGGACACGCTCTGCGGTATCCGCAAGTTTTCCCTGCGAGACTGCCTCCTCGACTATCAACAGGTACAGCAGGTTCTGCTCTGGGTCGCCGATTGGGATGGCGTGGTGCCCATGCCGTGCATCCTCAAGCCCAAGCCGTACTGGTCCGGAAAGCAGATCCTGTCCATGTGCATCCCTAAAGGTATCAACGTCTTCTtggacaaggacaagggTCTGAAGAACAATTTCCTCAAAGACGACGGTGTCTATATCGAAAATGGTGAGATCATGTACGGTGTCATCAACAAAAAAGTCGTCGGCGCCTCGGCCGGTGGTCTCATCCACATTATCTTCCGAGAAAAAGGTCCCGTCGTCTgcaagcgcttcttctctgGTGTGCAGCGCGTCGTCAACTTCTGGCTTTTGCACAACGGTTTCTCCATCGGTATCGGAGACACGGTCGCCGACAAGGCCACCACAGACAGCATCAACCAGACCATCGCTGCCGCCAAGGCGGCCGTCATGGACTACATCAAGTATGCAAGGCACGACTGGCTCAAGGTCGAGGCTGGTATGACGTTGCGAGAGTCGTTCGAAGCCAACGTCAACCGTGTGCTCAACCAGGCGCGTGACGACGTCGGCAACCATGCCGAAACAAGCTTGCCCGACTTTAACAACGTTAAACAGATGGTGGTCTCTGGATCCAAGGGCTCCTTTATCAACATCTCGCAGATGTCAGCCTGTGTCGGCCAGCAGTCGGTCGAGGGTAAACGTATTCCGTTCGGTTTCCGCCATCGCAGTCTGCCGCATTTCACCAAGGACGACTTCACTCCCGAGTCTCGCGGTTTCGTCGAAAACTCGTACCTCCGAGGTCTCACGGCTCAAGAGTTCTTCTTTCACGCCATGGCTGGTCGAGAAGGTCTCATTGATACAGCTGTCAAGACCGCCGAGACGGGTTACATTCAGCGTCGTTTGGTCAAGGCGCTTGAGGATGTGATGGTCTGCTACGACGGCACCGTCCGAAACTCTACCAACAACGTCATCCAGTTTGCCTACGGTGAAGACGGCATCGACGGTGCCCAGGTCGAGACGCAGACGCTCTTGACACTGAAGCTCAACGATGCCGATTTCCGCCACATGTTCCGTGTCGACTTGCACGATGGCGGCTTCAAGAAGGGCACGCTTCGTCCCGGTCTCGGTGACTGGTCACAAGAGCTACAGGACCTCCTTGACGAGGAATTTGCCCAGCTCGAGTTCGACCGTAACCTGCTCCGTCACGAGATCTTCCAGTCCGATCAGGTGCAAGTTCGTCTGCCCATGAACGTGGCCCGTCTGGTGCTCAACGCGCAGCAGATCTTCCACGTCGACCCGCGAAAACCGACGGATCTCTCGCCCGCCGAGGTCATCATCGGCCTGCGCAATGTGCTTGACCGCCTGATTGTCATTCGCGGCGACGATCCTATCTCACGCGAGGCCCAGATGAACGCGACGCTGCTCTTCAAGATTCACCTGCGTTCTTACCTTTGCTCCAAGATGGTCATCGAGCAACACCACATCAACAAGGAGGCTTGGGAATGGATCCTTGGCGAGATTGAGGGCCAATTTGCCCGTTCGGTGGCCAACCCAGGTGAGATGTGCGGCACCCTGGCTGCACAGAGTATCGGAGAGCCCGCCACTCAGATGACGCTCAACACGTTCCACTATGCCGGTGTGTCGAGTAAGAACGTCACGCTCGGTGTGCCGCGTCTCAAGGAGATCATCAATTGTGCCGAAAACATCAAGACACCTTCGGTGACGGTCTACCTGACCGAGCAGTACAGCCAGTCACAGGAATCGGCCAAGGTGATCCAAACCGCGCTGGCGCACACGACCCTGCAAACGGTCACCTCGGCTGTCGAGGTCCACTACGACCCGGATCCGTCGGCTACTGTGATTGAAGAGGACAAGGATTTCGTCGAAGCCTTCTTTGCGATTCCAGACGAGGAGGTCGAGGCGAGTCTGGAGCGTCAATCGCCGTGGCTCTTGCGACTGGAGCTCGACCGTGCccagatgctcgacaagaACCTCACCATGGCTGATGTGGCTTCCAAGATCAGCGCCATGTTTGGACAGGATATCTTTGTGATGCATTCAGAAGATAACGCCGAAAACCTCATTCTGCGTATCCGTGTGGTCGACAATGACCCCGAGAAGGAGGCTCAGGGAGAAGAGGAGATCTTCCTCAAGAATCTTGCCTCGCAGATGCtggccgagatcgaccTGAAAGGTATCAAGGGTATCAGGAAGGTCTACATTGTGCAACAAGACAACAAGACGCGGCGCGTCGACCCCATCACCGGTGATTGGCGCACCGTGTCCGAATGGGTGCTTGAGACCGACGGAAGCAACCTCGCCGAGGTGCTCGCGGTTGAAGGTGTTGACGCCATCCGAACCAGCTGCAACAACCCAGTCGAGGTGTTCCGCGTTTTTGGTATCGAGGCTGCGCGAAACTCGCTGCTTCGGGAGACGCGTGCGGTCATCGAGTTTGACGGTTCGTACGTCAACTACCGTCACTTGGCGTTGCTCTGCGATATCATGACGAGCCAGGGTGCCTTGATGGCCATCACTCGTCACGGTATCAACCGAACCAACCAGGGTGCTCTGATGCGCTGTACGTTCGAAGAGACTGTCGAACTGTTGATCGaggcagcgtcgatgggTGACGTCGACGACTGTAAGGGTGTTGCGCAGAATGTATTGCTGGGCCAGATGGCGCCCATGGGTACGGGCGCGTTCGACCTCAACTTGGATCTAGAAATGCTCAAAGACACCATTGTCAACCACGCGCTGCCGTACGACACGTTGCTGGCCTCTCGTTCCCTCGACGCGGCCGGTGGCAAGACACCAGGAGCCATGACACCGTAcgattcgagctcgccaGCGTCGGACGATGCCTTCCGCGTGCACGAGCAGGCCATGTTCAGTCCACTTGCGCAGACGGGTGGCGACGAAGGAGGCTACAACGACTATCTGTTGTCCGGAACGAGTCCCATGCGCACGCCGTTGGGAGCACAGAGTCCTGCCGGATATGGGTTTTCGCCTGTCTCGCCTGGCTACGTGCCCACTTCGCCTGGTTATGCCACATCGCCTGCCGGCGCTCTGGGCGGCATGAGTCCGTGGACAGGCAACATGGGCGCCACTTCACCAGCCTACAGCCCCACTTCGCcgcgcatctttggcgGAGCCACGAGTCCATCCTACTCGCCCACCTCGCCGAGCTACAGTCCGGCATCGCCCAACTACTCGCCTTCGAGTCCGGCAGGTGCAGGCTATTCGCCTTCGAGTCCAGCGGGTCGGTATGGTGCGGCGACGAGTCCTCAGTACTCGCCTGCTTCGCCCAAGTTTTCGCCGACGAGCCCCAACTACAGCCCTGCCAGTCCAGCGTACACGCCGACTTCGCCGGTGTACTCGCCGACGTCGCCTGCTATGGCGGGTCGAGGCGGTGGCAAGGGATTCAGTCCGACGTCGCCGGCTTACTCGCCGACGTCGCCGCAGTATTCGCCTGCTTCGCCTGCGTTCTCGCCCACTTCGCCACAGTACTCGCCGGCGTCACCTCAGTACTCGCCGACATCGCCGCAGTATTCACCGACGAGTCCGGCGATGGGGATGGGCGGCGCGTCGGCGGGAGGTCctggagcagctgcggcaTCACTGCGTCGCAGTCGCATGTCAAACAAGCCGGCTTGGCAGCGTTGA
- a CDS encoding uncharacterized protein (related to GTPase-activating protein beta-chimerin), protein MPALLQEQMELRGRHSDDLHVQDVEDELPEAYCGGCGRLIDEESVEEGVIQFATKLWHIECFRCAKCKNRVSTERDDILLLSDGHPICGECNYSCNICNLPIMEEAIMTGEESYHASCFTCRSCHSKIEELVFAKTSQGIYCMSCHNERVARSRKHAEQKRAKARREKQLQDAHAAESAQRSNALSSERSIPTNSPSLDQPPSLPSKEPHSPSPSVLASPAPSANGVNLSPYINQASSTAASRPGSASGKRPMNAPPPPSREARGPTVTAQAKLEGRSLPASNTSQTSLSSVMADEALQLQRRDYEVTAPLSPRKKTFGFGASSPLGSPAAAKTRLPTSDVPDSASSPTASPLKNNVPLHPSPQPDSNRTLRPTTSHEGLGVDLRASTTIPAANLRNPLSASASSSRLSKVYSFYDPDFLSLVESFGEFGSYDELSAKAPPVPALPTSIPAASISAGSSGTDSADTTVSKQPMADANPQTDGNVSRPDALKEQTPSAVRRPPNSSMAENADTEEELLEDDRRNTATPTGSLKEVSSKVRASMQQARDGLVSMDITFVETILQDLEQTRQRMESLQLRYDRIRRASQQAAHGFTMAKEEFEHEVNARHEAELEMACLRRQLAEQALKLAAANSERRQQEQLERRSQDVKASLKGMERDLAKLTAERDLTVAEVAELVALQDGTAGLSPLTVSPSNGTRSSTGAVDAAITQNLTSRLEAVKSRYRSEIDELTLERDSLLIEIEELKQSKELFLEEAQSLNAKNEELNTVLGQLNRKVELAAHTRDQLPALPAMPKDLSSSTKGSSGHGFGFGSRHKNVHKHTAHNASISSHEAPPSSAGYDTISVDTAVQQVIQPGRVEPAPVVKKFKWMKPKLSEATKANAHAPQSGVVPPVPPKGAGLGSGGGGGSSSGSSSVAAMARATSHDVVVREHLFQPFNVLRPTRCFACQKNMWGQSEMRCAVCTQVCHSRCLQNLPVSCHQPYMRPDEGHAESGGPSMFGRLLTEQAAQEARDVPLIVEKCIQAVEAFGMDYEGIYRKSGGTSQLKVITQLFERGNAFDLEDTDRFNDVSAITSVLKNYFRELPTPLLTFELYDELIKVVESKQEDVATKQELIKHLIERLPRQHYCTLQHLVLHLHRVQQRSVDNRMNARNLGVVFGPTLMRSADPTQEFAHMGGKAMTIEFFIDHAPHLFA, encoded by the coding sequence ATGCCCGCGCTGCTCCAAGAGCAGATGGAGCTTCGAGGTCGGCACTCGGATGACCTCCATGTCCAAGACGTCGAAGATGAACTCCCCGAGGCTTATTGTGGCGGATGCGGTCGTCTCATCGACGAAGAGAGCGTCGAGGAGGGTGTCATTCAGTTCGCCACCAAGCTTTGGCACATCGAGTGCTTCCGATGTGCAAAGTGCAAGAACCGCGTCAGCACCGAGCGCGACGACATTCTCCTACTATCCGACGGACATCCCATCTGCGGCGAGTGCAACTACTCGTGCAACATCTGCAACCTCCCCATCATGGAGGAAGCCATCATGACTGGCGAAGAATCCTATCACGCCTCCTGCTTCACCTGTCGCTCGTGCCACTCCAagatcgaagagctcgtCTTTGCAAAGACCAGCCAAGGCATCTACTGCATGAGCTGTCACAACGAGCGGGTAGCACGCAGCCGCAAACATGCAGAACAAAAACGAGCCAAAGCACGCCGGGAAAAGCAGCTTCAGGATGCACACGCCGCCGAATCCGCCCAACGCAGCAACGCGCTCAGCTCCGAACGAAGCATACCGACCAACTCGCCTTCTTTGGACCAACCGCCCTCGCTGCCATCCAAAGAGCCGCATTCTCCCTCTCCATCCGTCCTCGCCTCTCCCGCACCTTCTGCAAATGGCGTAAACCTGTCCCCTTACATCAACcaggcgagctcgaccgcTGCCTCTCGTCCAGGTAGTGCGAGTGGCAAGCGACCCATGAACGCTCCGCCACCTCCTTCACGCGAAGCACGCGGGCCCACCGTGACCGCGCAAGCCAAACTCGAAGGCCGAAGCCTGCCCGCCTCCAACACCTCGCAGACATCCCTATCTTCCGTCATGGCAGACGAAGCGCTGCAGCTTCAGAGACGAGACTACGAGGTCACCGCCCCCCTATCTCCCCGCAAAAAGACATTTGGCTTCGGTGCCAGCTCCCCTCTAGGGtcgccagctgctgccaagaccCGGCTACCTACCTCTGATGTGCCTGATTCTGCCTCTAGCCCGACTGCGTCGCCGCTCAAGAACAACGTCCCATTGCATCCCTCTCCGCAGCCAGACTCGAACAGAACGCTTCGACCCACCACAAGCCACGAAGGTCTCGGCGTTGACCTCAGGGCCTCGACCACAATCCCAGCAGCAAACCTAAGAAACCCGCTCAGCGCATCAGCATCTTCCTCACGCCTCTCCAAGGTCTATTCATTCTACGATCCCGACTTTCTCAGTCTGGTCGAATCTTTCGGCGAATTTGGCTCATACGATGAGCTGTCAGCGAAAGCTCCGCCTGTGCCAGCACTACCCACCTCGATTCCCGCCGCTTCCATTTCAGCTGGCTCGTCAGGTACGGACTCGGCAGATACGACTGTGTCCAAGCAGCCTATGGCTGATGCAAATCCTCAAACGGACGGCAATGTCTCGCGACCCGACGCTCTAAAGGAACAAACGCCGTCCGCTGTGCGTCGCCCGCCCAATTCAAGCATGGCAGAAAACGCCGACACCGAGGAGGAGTTGCTCGAAGATGATCGCCGAAACACAGCCACCCCCACAGGCTCCCTCAAAGAGGTGTCGTCCAAGGTTCGTGCTTCCATGCAGCAGGCTCGAGACGGCCTGGTCAGCATGGACATCACCTTTGTCGAGACCATCCTGCAGGACCTCGAGCAGACGCGCCAACGTATGGAATCGCTACAGTTGCGCTACGACCGCATTCGACGTGCCAGccagcaagcagcgcacGGCTTTACGATGGCCAAAGAGGAATTCGAGCACGAAGTCAATGCAAGGCACGAAGCTGAACTCGAGATGGCCTGTCTGCGTAGACAGCTGGCCGAGCAAGCCCTCAAactcgccgctgccaacaGCGAGAGGCGacagcaggagcagctcgagcgacgATCGCAGGATGTAAAGGCGTCGCTCAAGGGTATGGAACGCGACTTGGCCAAATTGACCGCAGAGCGAGATCTCACCGTAGCCGAAGtcgccgagctggtcgCACTGCAGGACGGCACAGCTGGCTTGTCACCTTTGACCGTCTCGCCGTCGAACGGTACTCGCTCTTCTACCGGCGCCGTAGATGCAGCCATCACGCAAAACCTCACTTCGCGTCTCGAGGCAGTCAAGAGCCGCTACCGAAGCGAGATTGACGAGCTGACCCTGGAGCGCGATTCACTGCtcatcgagatcgaagagctcaagcagtCCAAGGAACTTTTCTTGGAAGAGGCGCAGAGCCTTAACGCAAAGAACGAGGAGCTCAACACGGTGCTGGGTCAGCTCAACCGCAAAGTCGAATTGGCTGCTCATACGAGAGACCAGCTGCCGGCGTTGCCTGCCATGCCGAAGGACCTCTCCTCATCCACAAAAGGCTCGAGCGGGCATGGCTTCGGCTTTGGATCGCGTCACAAGAACGTGCACAAGCACACGGCGCACAACgcatccatctcgtcgcacGAGGCGCcgccgagcagcgcagGTTACGACACGATATCGGTGGATACAGCTGTTCAGCAGGTGATTCAGCCAGGCCGTGTCGAGCCAGCTCCAGTGGTCAAGAAGTTCAAGTGGATGAAACCCAAGCTATCCGAGGCGACCAAAGCCAATGCCCACGCACCGCAGAGTGGAGTAGTGCCACCGGTGCCGCCCAAGGGCGCCGGTCTGGGATctggcggcggcggtggcagcagcagcggcagcagcagcgtcgctgCCATGGCGCGGGCCACCTCGCACGACGTGGTTGTACGCGAACACCTCTTCCAGCCTTTCAACGTTCTCCgaccgacgagatgcttcGCCTGTCAGAAAAACATGTGGGGTCAGTCTGAGATGCGTTGTGCCGTCTGCACCCAGGTCTGCCACTCGCGCTGTCTGCAAAATCTGCCGGTCTCGTGCCACCAGCCGTACATGCGGCCGGACGAGGGACATGCCGAGAGTGGCGGCCCATCTATGTTTGGTCGGTTGCTCACCGAGCAAGCTGCACAAGAGGCGCGCGATGTTCCGCTGATTGTGGAAAAGTGCATCCAGGCCGTCGAGGCGTTTGGCATGGATTACGAGGGCATCTACCGCAAGTCTGGCGGTACTTCGCAGCTCAAGGTGATTACCCAGCTGTTTGAACGTGGCAATGCGTTCGACTTGGAGGATACGGATCGTTTCAACGACGTCTCGGCCATCACGAGTGTGTTGAAAAACTACTTCCGCGAGCTCCCCACCCCGCTGCTCACATTTGAGCTCTACGACGAGCTGATCAAAGTGGTCGAGTCCAAGCAGGAAGACGTGGCTACGAAACAGGAGCTCATCAAGCATCTCATCGAGCGTTTGCCGAGGCAGCACTATTGCACTCTACAGCACCTCGtcctgcatctgcatcgcgTCCAGCAGCGCAGTGTGGACAACCGCATGAACGCGCGCAACTTGGGCGTTGTGTTCGGCCCCACACTCATGCGATCCGCCGACCCCACGCAGGAGTTCGCACACATGGGCGGCAAAGCCATGACCATCGAATTCTTCATCGACCACGCTCCGCACTTGTTTGCATAG
- a CDS encoding putative Rab family GTPase SEC4, whose product MPNPHYDFLIKLLLIGDSGVGKSCLLLRFCDDAWTPSFITTIGIDFKIRTIELDGKRIKLQIWDTAGQERFRTITTAYYRGAMGILLVFDVTDQKSFENVRTWHANIEQHASEGVSKILIGNKSDWEEKRAVTTEQGEELAKELGIPYIETSAKSNSNVEEAFFNLAREVKTRLIDTAAVTQASPAAAAGNVNVNSAPKSGAAGGGCCS is encoded by the coding sequence ATGCCGAACCCTCACTATGACTTTCTCATCAAGCTTTTGCTGATCGGTGACTCGGGCGTCGGAAAGTCGTGCCTACTGCTGCGATTCTGCGACGATGCTTGGACTCCGTCGTTCATCACGACGATTGGCATTGACTTCAAGATCCgcacgatcgagctggacgGAAAACGCATCAAGCTGCAGATCTGGGACACGGCTGGCCAGGAGCGATTCcgcaccatcaccaccgcctACTACCGTGGAGCGATGGGCATCTTGCTCGTGTTTGACGTGACCGACCAAAAGTCGTTTGAAAACGTACGAACGTGGCATGCCAACATTGAGCAACACGCGAGCGAAGGCGTTTCCAAGATCCTGATCGGCAACAAGTCGGACTGGGAGGAGAAGCGCGCAGTGACGACCGAGCAGGGTGAAGAACTCGCCAAGGAGCTCGGTATCCCTTACATCGAGACATCAGCCAAGTCCAACTCGAATGTAGAAGAAGCCTTCTTCAACTTGGCGCGAGAGGTCAAGACGCGACTCATcgacacagcagcagtcaccCAAGCGtcgccagcagcggcagcgggTAATGTTAATGTTAACTCGGCACCCAAGTCGggagctgctggtggtggttgCTGTAGCTAG